Part of the Gordonia crocea genome is shown below.
GCTCGACAGCGGGATCGACATCGACGATGACACCGTCCGAAAGATCATGCGTGAGCGCGGCCTGAGGCCCTGCCAGCCAGGGCCGAAGCGACTGGTGACGACCATAGCTGCCGATGCCGGCGGCCTGCCCGACCTGGTGTGCCGTGACTTCACTGCCCAGGCTCCCGGCCGTAAGCTGTGCGGCGACATCACCTACATCAGAACGTGGGAAGGCTGGCTGTTTTTGGCGACGGTACTGGATTGTTTCAGCAAAAAGGTGGTCGGCTATGCGATGAGTGATCGGATGACATCAGATTTGGTTGTAGCCGCTCTCGATAAGGCTGCTGAAAATGTTCCTTTCACTGCGGGTGTCACAATATTTCACAGCGACCGCGGAAGCCAATACATGTCAACAGCATTTGCATCCTGCGCCACCGATCACGGTGTCCTAAGATCTGTTGGTCGCACTGGGGTTTGCTACGATAACGCTTGGGCCGAGTCGTTCAACGGAACCCTGAAGAATGAGTGCGTGAACCGAAAACAATATCCGACGCGAGAACGCGCAAAGAAGGACATCACGCGATACATCGAACTACGCTACAATAGTAGCCGGCGTCATTCGGCACTGGACTATTCGACGCCTAATCGGGTAGAATCTGACTGGTTCAGTCGATCGGTATCGGCGTGACACTAATTTCTGACAATTAGCTGTCCAGGAAACGCCGGGCACCTCAGATCACCGCATACCTGGCATCACGAAACCGCCCAACCGTCGGTGGGATCGTCCCGCACATCACTATGACCGTGCCACTACCGACGCTGGTACCCGACAGCCCTCTGGGCGAGGCTCACGCCGCACGCCTGGGATTCACCGGCTCGGTCTCAGCCGACACGGCCCGCGAAATCGCTTGCGGCAACACTGAAGTCACCGCGTTGATCACCGCGGACTCGGTGCCGTTGGACGCCAAACGCACCCAACGATTCGTCACCGGCGCTCTACGTAAGGCACTCGAAGCCCGTGACGGTGGTTGCCAATTCCCCGGCTGCGGCACGCCACCGTCGTGGTGTGAAGGCCACCATATTCAGCACTGGGCCGACGGGGGCGAGACGAACCTCAAGAACACCGTCCTGCTGTGCAGCCTGCATCACCACACCTACATCCACGGCAAAGGCTGGAACATCCAAATCGGGTTCGACGGCCACCCCTGGTTCCAACCACCCGAAGGAGGTGACTGGATCCGCTGCCAGAACCGACGCACCCTCACAATCGCTGACCACGCCGCGGCTTAAACCCGGCCCGATGAGAGCGGCTCCCCAGGGGCTGCGCACGCACCTTGAGAACTTCATAGAGAAAATGCGGCCCTGTTCACCGATCAACAGGTCAGGAGCACTGGTCTAGTTGTACTTCCCCGTGAGGTTGTGTACGCGGTCTGAGGGGACTTGGCCGCCGATCCCGGTGTGGGGTCGGTGGTGATTGTAGTGGTGGAGCCATGCGGTGTAGGCGGCTTCTCGTTCGGCTTCGCTGGCATAGGGTTTCG
Proteins encoded:
- a CDS encoding IS3 family transposase, translating into MLDEEGNHSVSLMCAVLRVSRSGFYEWKHRAESAHAKWRQRIGDMIEVFFEASEQTYGYRRIHADLLDSGIDIDDDTVRKIMRERGLRPCQPGPKRLVTTIAADAGGLPDLVCRDFTAQAPGRKLCGDITYIRTWEGWLFLATVLDCFSKKVVGYAMSDRMTSDLVVAALDKAAENVPFTAGVTIFHSDRGSQYMSTAFASCATDHGVLRSVGRTGVCYDNAWAESFNGTLKNECVNRKQYPTRERAKKDITRYIELRYNSSRRHSALDYSTPNRVESDWFSRSVSA
- a CDS encoding HNH endonuclease signature motif containing protein, which translates into the protein MASRNRPTVGGIVPHITMTVPLPTLVPDSPLGEAHAARLGFTGSVSADTAREIACGNTEVTALITADSVPLDAKRTQRFVTGALRKALEARDGGCQFPGCGTPPSWCEGHHIQHWADGGETNLKNTVLLCSLHHHTYIHGKGWNIQIGFDGHPWFQPPEGGDWIRCQNRRTLTIADHAAA